DNA from Rosa rugosa chromosome 6, drRosRugo1.1, whole genome shotgun sequence:
CTTCATGTCATCAAAAATGTGGAATCTTAAGCGACCTCTTGCAACAATCCCTCCATCATCCCTATTAGCATGATCATAGGGAACCTCCTTGTCCATAGGGTTTCTGCAATTCCCGCAAAGCGTTGCCGGATCCGTTGTGACGTAGTAAGGAATAAGCCGAATCTCAAAAGTACAGTTCCGACATAGAAACAATGGGATGTCCTTGAAATCATCTCCAGCAGGAATCCCGTTCAACAAAGTGAGGACTCTGTTGTGCCATCCCTCACGTGTTGGTTTCAATTCAAAAAACTCACTGTTATTGAATCCAGGTTGAATTATATCACCTTCGAGACTAGCTAAGCTTTTACAAATTTGAGGCATTGCACCTACCTCTAACTTAGAGAGAGAACTAATTGGAAAACCCAAAAAGTCAAATAAGATATCGACCAAGTTGGCTCTTGCCTCCGCCATAACAATCTTGCGTTTCTTGATGTCATAGAGGAAGTGGAGTTTCAAATTGGTTTGATCGGTTTTTTCAACTTGGGGTTCTGACGATTTGGAGGAGGAAGACATGATAGAACAGACAAATGGCCGTGGAGTCGTATAGATAATACTAAACGGGAGGGACACAGAGATGGAACGAAACACGGATTCTTTTATAGAGATAGGGAGtaatggagttttttttttttttgatgattgGGAGTAATGGATTATGGTTGGGGAGCAAATAAGAAAAAGTGGCAAAGGACACGTAGGAGAGGAATCCTAGAGCGGTGGGAGATTATAACCTActacttaatatatatatatatatatatatatataaaatttttGCTTTAATAGGTATTTACTAATACATCAGAGACAACCGTGAGATCATAAGGTCGTGGGAGCAAAAAGTGGAAAGAAGTGGGGTGTGGgatatattttgtttatttaatttaatttattttatttttttgttgtaaTTCTCATGATTGGCCTTGGTAATAAAattgtttttcaaatttttatttttattttttgaggttaattctgtatattttttttagaagaagaaaagtttCCCATTAATAACCAAAGTGATTACAAAATTATTGGAACGACCGGTTATATCAAAACTACGACGCACATTTCTAACCTGATCATTAGTTACGGGTCTgtcaatataaataacaaccatGAGTCAAAAGGACATAACCATGAACCAAATatgtgttcaagtaaattcagaatatgtgtctggcccaaactctaagttacttgacctagttgtaatagagtttagaattagagatattctcggagatatccgattaattgtacgattatctttccttgtacaactctgattctatgtcttgtaatcctctatataaagaggcccctattatcaatgaaagcacaactatattctctcccaatttcagttttccatcaacacgttatcagcacgaagctctaaccctgaaacaaatagccaaaccctgattcaataagcaaaaaccctaaattcaagaagcaaaaaccctaaattcgaatacaaaaccttgaatccttttctgcctccacatCACACCTTGAAGCCCTACACAGCAGGACTCCAGAACCGGAggcagaaccaccagaaccagccggaaacctaccgaaccggccatcggaagctccaaaccaccCGTAGCGAAtactccaccggttcaccaccttccggacctccGATTGCTACCAAAATTTTCCAACAGCATCGATTTGAACCCACAATTCTAGAAAAACAGTGAAAACCAGCAGCCTGAACCTTCTGCAGAAAAACCGgcagagagaggaaaaaaaaagggcagCCCAAGCCGCAGCTGAAGCCCAAGCCGCTGACGACGTCAGCAGCCACGACAACAactctgccacgtcagcagagACACCGCCACGTCAGCAGAGGACCAGCACCGGTCAACGTCGGTTGACCTTTTCGGGTCAATTTCCCGGCGACTTTTCCAGcagttttccggcgacctatttcaaggtattttttactaaacgttcctgttttttaattcaatttctcttctttttcggggacttgcaaactcccttcttctacccccctttcttcatcataggggagacctaattaagctgaactgtgggggttcgtgctcactccaagcttagagcttgtagagtcctccaaacttagagtttgttgagaagttatgatcgaccacaaacacatcattgtttcgatctaatccaacacctcttggaatcgaatttcttggaagcgactaagttcggaaattcctaatttcttggtatcgattacgctcagaaattttatatgttttcgtggtagccttttacgctccgaaactaaccctaatttcttgttctctttcaggatgagtaacctgaacaaattggactttgctccattgggaacaactggctctggatatcacaggtgggttcgtgatgtccgccagcatttcaaggccgatggaatcctggatacgattctcgagcctagccaggacgtgctaactgttgagcaagctcaagctttggaagcaaatagagcagtcttagaggcaaataaggcgaacaccatcatcctaatgactcgtcatatggatgattcgctcaagtacgagtgtatgaatgaagaagacccgagaaggctgtgggtctcactcgaagaaagatttggcaacgtccgtgactccctgcttcctgacctagaagtgagacggcatagcctccgcttctgtgatttcaactcagttcttgactacaactcggaagcatttcgcattaaatccttaatgaaattctgtggtaaagagatcacaaatgcgatgttgattgagaagactctctctaccttccccgtctctgcattgatggttgctaagaactatcgaattgatgttattgcaggacagatcacaaggtttcataagCTCATTGTAGCTATGAATGTcgttgaaaagcatgacaacatccttgtgaagaactataattcgagatccgtggaaatagagcatattccggaatccaattatagtcgcgcccctaagagaaggcgccaagagcgaaaccctaaccatagggatacttctggacgttctggtccatataatcgctctacttgggaaggtaactgccaaaataggcgaacacggaaccgaagaggtcaacatggaaagagagagggaggcaacgcctctagccatgttggtggcgccaccaacactaagatccatttaaatgacgctttcaaagcgcctcaatcaatgaaGTCTGAGCAgggagatgtatgttctcgatgtggagtatccggtcattgggcacacatttgtagagctcgtgaagaaattgtcaccgcctacaaacatattgtgaagcaagagaagctcactatgtggaacaagaagatcaagaagatgatctagagtgaagggttgaagactacaaatctggctgggatcgatagatcgccaattctgtttaagtctttatttttccaagagatgtaataggcaattgccatatactttgtagtaaatacaattggtttagtttttcttcacataggctcatccaaaatgagtgtgatgtctaggaaggttttgagataagtggtactaagtgagctttgctccaccgacatctctctactcacctggtcacatttattttggagttaccgaaagaagtcaaacgactacctttgttttgcattagctagcatttggattagattctcctaatggttaagagacaatgctgtactccgttggcttatgaataaaatttcgagttcttttcattatgactcaattttgattctgagcatattactttgtgactacgatggctaggccatcagtattaattcaaggacatgga
Protein-coding regions in this window:
- the LOC133718510 gene encoding uncharacterized protein LOC133718510 — translated: MSSSSKSSEPQVEKTDQTNLKLHFLYDIKKRKIVMAEARANLVDILFDFLGFPISSLSKLEVGAMPQICKSLASLEGDIIQPGFNNSEFFELKPTREGWHNRVLTLLNGIPAGDDFKDIPLFLCRNCTFEIRLIPYYVTTDPATLCGNCRNPMDKEVPYDHANRDDGGIVARGRLRFHIFDDMKMMPAGDYLDTFDLVKGMGFNWGDLKKKELTLTSEMTRSLLKSCVEKKTVLTELFLEELMKDESA